The sequence GGAACGCCTACCTGACGGGAAAGCAGGATGTGCTCTCTTGTCTGAGCCATAACACCATCGGTAGCAGCTACAACTAAGATAGCGCCGTCCATCTGAGCAGCACCAGTGATCATGTTCTTAACGTAGTCAGCATGTCCTGGGCAGTCAACGTGTGCATAGTGTCTCTTCTCTGTCTCATACTCAACGTGAGAAGTAGAAATTGTGATACCACGCTCTCTCTCTTCTGGAGCCTTATCGATATTCTCGAAAGCTACTGCCTGTCCAGTACCTAATCTTTCATGAAGAGTCTTTGTGATTGCAGCTGTTAAAGTAGTTTTGCCGTGGTCAACGTGACCAATAGTACCGATGTTACAATGGGTTTTATTTCTTTCAAACTTAGCTTTAGCCATTTTATAACGTCCTCCTTAATTTATGCTCTATTTGAGCTTTAATTTTTATGTTAGGCTGTTTTTTATTATATGCTATTTGTGCACTATTTTCAAGCCTATTTGACGGATTCCAGGCAGTCAAAGCTGCCTGAAACCCAGTGGAACCTGTTAGGAATTATTTTCCCTTTTTCTCTGCAAGAACTTTTTCCTGTACGCTCTTCGGTACCTGCTCATATTTCTCAAAGAACATAGAGTAGTTACCACGTCCCTGTGTTTTGGAGCGTAAATCTGTAGAATAACCGAACATCTCCGCTAACGGAACATATGCTTTTACCATCTTTCCGCCGCCGATGTCTTCCATACCTTCGATACGGCCACGACGGGAGTTGATATCACCGATAACATCGCCCATATAATCCTCTGGCATGGTTACTTCTACTTTCATGATCGGCTCAAGAAGAATGGCGCCGCCCTTGTTCATAGCATCCTTAAACGCCATGGAACCAGCGATGTGGAATGCCATTTCACTGGAGTCTACCTCATGGTAGGAACCGTCGTATACGTTTGCCTTAACACCCAGTACCGGGAATCCGCCCAGAATACCGGACTTAGTTGCTTCCTCGATACCTTGGCCAACTGCCGGAATGTATTCCTTCGGAATCGCACCACCGACAACGGAAGACTCGAATTTAAAGGTCTCTTCGCCGTTAGGATCCATCGGCTCAAAGCGAACCTTACAGTGTCCGTACTGACCACGTCCACCAGACTGTTTCGCATACTTGCTGTCAATTTCAACCAATTTTGTAAATGTTTCCTTATAAGCAACCTGAGGAGCACCTACATTGGCTTCTACGTTGAACTCGCGGAGCAGACGGTCTACAATGATCTCCAGATGAAGCTCTCCCATACCGGAAATGATAACCTGGCCAGTTTCCTGGTTGGTCTTTGCACGGAAGGTAGGATCTTCTTCTGCAAGCTTTGCTAAAGCTTCGCCCATCTTGCCCTGACCAGCTTTGGTCTTTGGCTCGATAGCGATATCGATAACCGGCTCTGGGAATTCCATGGATTCCAGAATTACCGGATGCTGATCGTCACAGATCGTGTCACCTGTTGTTGTAATCTTAAAACCAACAGCAGCAGCGATATCACCGGAATATACCTTATCCAGCTCAGATCTCTTGTTGGCATGCATCTGAAGGATACGTCCAACACGCTCTTTTTTGCCCTTGGTTGCATTCAGCACGTAGGAACCGGAATTCATAATACCGGAATATACGCGGAAGAATGCCAGCTTTCCAACGAACGGGTCTGTCATGATCTTAAATGCCAGAGCGGAAAATGGCTCTTCATCAGAAGAATGACGCTCGATTTCATTGCCGTCCATATCAACACCCTTAATAGAAGGAATGTCAGTAGGAGCAGGCATATATTCAAGAACTGCATCAAGGAGTTTCTGAACACCCTTGTTTCTGTATGCGCTTCCGCAGCATACCGGAATGGCCGTGCAATTGCAGGTTGCAATTCTTAATGCTTTCTTTAATTCTTCTACGGAAGGCTCTTCCCCTTCCAGGTATATCATCATTAAGTCATCGTCTAACTCGCAGATTTTTTCAACTAATTCGGCACGATAAAGCTCTGCATCATCCTGCAAATCCTCTGGGATATCAACGACGGAAACATCATCGCCCTTGTCACCGTTAAAGATATAAGCCTTCATTTCGAACAAATCGATGATTCCCTTGAATTCATCTTCTGCACCGATAGGCAGCTGAATGCAGATTGCATTCTTGCCCAGACGGGTTTTGATCTGTTCAACAGCGCCGTAAAAGTTTGCACCCATGATATCCATCTTGTTAATGAATGCCATACGGGGTACGTTGTAGGTATCAGCCTGACGCCATACGTTCTCGGACTGTGGTTCAACACCGCCCTTTGCACAGAATACGCCTACAGCGCCATCCAGTACACGTAAGGAACGCTCAACCTCTACTGTAAAGTCAACGTGTCCTGGAGTATCAATGATGTTAATACGATACTCAGGAGCGCCCGGCTTCACCTGGCAATTTTCATGCATGGTCCAGTGGCAGGTTGTAGCAGCTGAAGTAATTGTGATACCTCTTTCCTGCTCCTGCTCCATCCAGTCCATGGTGGCAGTACCTTCATGAGTATCACCGATTTTGTAGTTTACACCAGTATAATAGAGGATACGCTCGGTCAATGTAGTTTTACCTGCATCGATGTGGGCCATAATACCAATATTTCTGGTTCTTTCCAATGGATATTCTCTTCCAGCCAAAGCTTTTTCCTCCTATTAGAATCTGTAATGAGAGAATGCCTTGTTAGCCTCAGCCATCTTGTGCATATCTTCTTTCTTCTTTACAGCAGCACCGGTGTTGTTGGCAGCATCCATAATCTCATTTGCAAGTCTTTCTTCCTGAGTCTTTTCGCCTCTCTTACGAGAGAACAGAGTAATCCATCTTAAGGCTAAAGTCTGTCTTCTTTCCGGTCTTACTTCGATCGGCACCTGATAGGTAGCTCCGCCGATACGTTTTGCCTTTACTTCAAGTACAGGCATAATGTTGTTCATTGCTTCTTCGAATACTTCAACGGCTGGTTTGCCGGTCTTTTCTTCTACACGGGTAAATGCACCGTATACGATCTTCTGAGCAACACCCTTTTTACCATCATACATGATGTTGTTGATCAGCTTTGTAACAACTTTGTTATTGTAAAGCGGATCTACTAATACGTCTCTTTTTTGTGTATGTCCTTTACGTGGCACGTTACTTCCCTCCTTAATATGGCCGTTCAGCCTTTACCGACTAATCGGCTATTCATTAGATCTTAGGTACTCACAAACATTCAAGTTGCGTTCGCGCTCGGTTTCTATAATATATAACCCTGCAACCTACAGGTTCAATATCTAAAGTCCGGCACTAGAAATTCAAATGTGTGGTCTAATTATTTTTTCTCTTTCGGTCTCTTTGCACCATACTTGGAACGAGCCTGTCTTCTGTTAGCTACTCCTGCGGTATCAAGTGTACCTCTGACGATATGGTATCTGGTACCTGGTAAGTCTTTTACTCTACCGCCACGGATTAAAACAACGCTATGCTCCTGAAGGTTATGACCTTCACCTGGGATGTAACTTGTTACTTCGATGCCATTAGAAAGACGTACTCTGGCGATCTTTCTAAGAGCTGAGTTAGGTTTTTTAGGTGTAGCAGTTTTAACTGCCGTGCAGACGCCCCTCTTCTGTGGAGCAGAAATATCAGTTGCCCTCTTCTGTAAAGAGTTGTAACCCTTCTGCAGAGCTGGTGCCTGAGATTTCTTTGCGCTTGTCTGTCTACCCTTTCTTACTAACTGGTTAAATGTTGGCATTCCATTCACCTCCTGTGATATTGTCTGTGGTTGCTGTTATCTTCAGCTTAATTTACGCACAAAAACATGACGCGTTAATGCACGCCTAATTATTATATACATTTTGTATTTTTCTGTCAAGGATTTTTTTTAAATATACACATCCAGCCAATAAAAAAGGCAAAATGTCTTAAAAACAAGAACATTCAATGGTTGAAACCCGGAGCCAGAATTTTCTTGGAAATTCCAGCTCCGGGTTTTGCAATTTAAGGATTATCTCATTGCTTATTCAACAATCTCATTCTCATCAATATCAAGAACCTCTTCCGCTTCATTGAATCCATCTTCTGCCAGCAGGATCTCATCCTCTCCCTCTGACAGCTTGATCTCATCCTCTCCCTCGAAAGCAGAATCTGTATTCAGTCCGATGGTGCGGTAACGCTTCATACCGGTACCTGCCGGAATCGGCTTACCGATGATTACATTCTCCTTCAGACCAATTAAGTGATCGACCTTGCCGTTAATCGCAGCTTCTGTCAGAACCTTTGTGGTCTCCTGGAAGGAAGCCGCGGATAAGAAGGAATCTGTAGCCAGAGATGCTTTTGTAATACCAAGCATAACCTGCTTTCCTTCTGCCGGATTCTTTCCTTCTGCAAGAAGAGCATCATTTAAGTCATTGTAATCCAGAACATCCATAGAGGTTCCCGGAAGCACATCACTGTCTCCGCTCTCCTCAATTTTTATCTTCTTAAGCATCTGTCTTACGATCATCTCAACGTGCTTATCATTGATCTCAACACCCTGTAAGCGGTATACACGCTGTACTTCCTGGATCATATAATCCTGGACAGCGCGGACGCCTTTGATCTTTAAGATATCGTGTGGGTTCACACTACCTTCCGTCAGCTCATCGCCGGCCTCGAGCACCTGGCCATCCTGAACCTTGATTCTGGATCCGTAAGGGATCAGATAGGTCTTGGAATTGCCTGTTTCGTTCTCAGTAACAATGATCTCCCGCTTTTTCTTAGTGTCCTTAATGGCCACTACGCCGCCGAATTCTGCAATGATTGCAAGACCCTTTGGCTTACGAGCCTCAAAAAGCTCCTCGACACGGGGAAGACCCTGTGTGATATCGCCACCGGCAACACCGCCGGTATGGAAGGTACGCATAGTCAGCTGGGTTCCTGGCTCACCGATGGACTGGGCAGCGATGATACCGACTGCTTCGCCTACCTGAACTGGCTGTCCGGTTGCCATGTTGGCACCGTAACATTTTGCGCAGACACCCATATGGGATTTACAGGTTAATACGGTACGGATCTTCACGGAATCACGGTCAAGCTTCTTTAACACGTTCATAACCGCAGCTGCACGCTTCGGTGTACACATGTGGTTCGCCTTCACGATCACTTCTCCGGTATCTGGATCTGTAATGGTTTCCGCAATGAACCGTCCTGTTAGACGCTCCTGTAAGCCCTCAATGGTTTCCTGACCATCTGTAAATGCTTTGATTTCCATAAACGGAATATCTTTGCCTTCTAAGCAGTCGATTTCACGGATAATCATATCCTGGGAAACGTCTACAAGACGTCTGGTCAAATAACCGGAGTCAGCCGTACGGAGAGCCGTATCGGAAAGTCCTTTACGTGCACCGTGAGCGGAGATAAAGTACTCCAGTACGTCAAGACCTTCACGGAAGTTGGACTTGATAGGAAGTTCAATGGTGTGACCTGTGGTATCGGCCATAAGTCCACGCATACCTGCAAGCTGTTTGATCTGTTTGTCAGAACCACGGGCTCCGGAATCGGCCATCATATAGATGTTGTTGTATTTATCAAGTCCGGTCAGCAGGTCATGGGTCAACTGGTCATCAGTCACTTTCCATGTGTCAATTACTTCTTTATAACGTTCTTCCTCCGTAATAAGTCCGCGGCGGAAGTTCTTTGCAATCTGATCAACCGTTGCCTGTGCATCAGCAATCAGCTTCGGTTTGCTCTCCGGCACTGTCATGTCGGAAATGGATACGGTCATAGCGGCTCTGGTAGAGTACTTATAACCAATAGCCTTAATGTCATCCAGGGTTTCTGCAGTCTGAACTGCTCCATGAACGTTAATAACCTTTTCAAGGATCTGCTTTAACTGCTTCTTGCCTACATGGAAATCAACTTCCATCAAAAGCTCGTTGCCTGGAACAGAGCGGTCAACGAATCCAAGGTCCTGAGGAACAATCTCATTGAAGATGAAACGGCCTACGGTTGATTCTACGGCTCCGGTCTTTACGGTACCATCCGCCATTTTTTTGCTCACTCTGGCTTTAATTCTGGAATGAAGGGTAACTGCCTGGTTTTCGTAAGCGAGAATGGCTTCATTCACGCTCTTAAATACCATTCCTTCGCCCTTGGCTCCCGGTCTTTCCTGGGTCAGGTAGTAAATACCCAGAACCATATCCTGAGAAGGAACTGCCACAGGACCGCCGTCTGACGGCTTTAATAAGTTGTTAGGCGATAACAGGAGGAACCGGCATTCTGCCTGGGCCTCTACGGAAAGAGGCAGATGGACTGCCATCTGGTCTCCGTCAAAGTCGGCGTTGAACGCGGTACAAACCAGGGGGTGAAGCTTAATAGCTTTACCTTCGACCAGAATCGGCTCAAATGCCTGGATACCAAGTCTGTGAAGGGTAGGCGCACGGTTTAACATAACCGGATGTTCCTTGATAACATCTTCCAGGACATCCCAGACCTCTGTCTGAAGACGCTCTACCATCTTTTTGGCATTCTTTATATTATGAGCGGTTCCGTTGGAAACCAGCTCCTTCATAACAAAAGGCTTAAACAGCTCGATGGCCATTTCTTTTGGCAGACCGCACTGGTATATCTTAAGTTCCGGTCCAACTACGATAACAGAACGGCCGGAATAGTCAACACGCTTTCCTAAAAGGTTCTGACGGAAACGGCCCTGTTTTCCCTTTAACATATCGGAAAGAGACTTTAAGGCACGGTTTCCCGGTCCGGTTACCGGCCTTCCCCTTCTGCCGTTGTCGATAAGGGCATCCACCGCTTCCTGAAGCATACGCTTTTCGTTGCGGACAATGATGTCCGGAGCTCCAAGCTCCAGAAGACGGGCAAGACGGTTGTTACGGTTTATGATTCTTCTGTATAAATCATTTAAGTCGGAGGTGGCAAAACGGCCGCCGTCAAGCTGCACCATAGGACGGATATCCGGCGGAATTACCGGAACCACTGTCATGATCATCCACTCCGGCAAGTTGCCGGAATTGCGGAATGCTTCCACAACCTCCAGCCTCTTGATAATTCTTGCACGTTTCTGTCCAGTCGCTTCCTTTAACCCTTTCTTTAACTCCTCAGAGTCCTTTTCAAGGTCAATGGAATGCAACAGCTCCAGAATGGCTTCAGCTCCCATTCCTACGCGGAAGGCACCGTAGCCGTATTTTTCCATTTCTTCCCGGTATTCTTTTTCCGATAAGACCTGCTTATACTGCAGTCCCGTATTGCCGGCATCAAGAACCACATAAGATGCGAAATACAGCACCTTTTCCAAGGTTCTTGGGGAAATGTCCAGGATCAGACCCATACGGCTGGGGATTCCCTTAAAATACCAGATATGGGAAACAGGAGCCGCAAGCTGTATATGGCCCATACGCTCTCTGCGGACACTGGCCTTGGTTACTTCAACGCCGCATCGGTCACAGATAACGCCTTTGTACCGGATTTTCTTATATTTACCACAATGGCATTCCCAGTCCTTGCTGGGTCCGAAGATCCGTTCACAGAACAAACCGTCTTTTTCCGGCTTTAAGGTTCTGTAGTTGATTGTCTCAGGCTTTTTCACCTCACCATGGGACCATTCCAGAATCTTCTCCGGAGATGCCAAACCGATCTTTATGGCATCGAATGTCATTGGGTGGTAAGTTTCATTGTTTTCAGGCATGAGCGGTTCTCCCTTCAATTATTCTTCGTCTGAATCTTCAAATTCTGCGTCATCGAACTCCTCTAAAGAATCGTCGATACCGTCTGCTTCTGTATCCTCACATTCCTCTTCTTCCACGCTTACCAGTTCTGCATCCTTAAATTCCTGCTTCTGGTAACCGAAGTTGCCAAAGGACTCTTCATCCCGGTAACGTCTGTCGCCCTCAATGATGGACCTTAAATCAGTTTCTTCATAGTCGGTACTTTCCGCAATCTGGACCTCCGTATTGTCATCACGCAGCACTCTTACATCCAGCGCCAGTGACTGAAGCTCTTTTAACAATACCTTGAAGGATTCCGGAATTCCCGGTTCAGGAATATTATCACCCTTAATGATGGCTTCGTAAGTCTTTACACGGCCTACCACATCATCGGATTTCACAGTCATGATCTCCTGCAGCGTGTAGGAAGCGCCATAAGCCTCCAGGGCCCAAACCTCCATCTCTCCGAAACGCTGGCCGCCGAACTGGGCTTTACCGCCGAGAGGCTGCTGGGTAACCAGAGAGTAAGGACCTGTGGAACGGGCATGGATCTTATCGTCAACCAGATGGTGAAGCTTCAGATAATGCATGTGGCCGATAGTAACCGGGCTGTCAAAGAACTCGCCGGTACGTCCGTCACGAAGGCGGACCTTACCATCACGGTTAATCGGAACACCCTTCCACAATTCCTTGTGATCCAGGTGATCACCCAGATATTCAATAACCTCAGGCTTTAAGGTATCTTCATATTTATCCTGGAAATCCTCCCACTCAATGTTTACGTAGTCGTTGGCTACATCCAGGGTATCCATAATGTCAATCTCGTTTGCACCGTCAAATACCGGAGTGGATACATTAAATCCAAGAGCCCTTGCTGCAAGGCTTAAATGGATCTCAAGCACCTGTCCGATGTTCATACGGGACGGCACGCCCAGAGGGTTTAATACGATATCTAACGGACGGCCATTGGGAAGGAACGGCATATCTTCTACAGGGAGCACGCGGGAAACAACACCCTTGTTACCGTGACGGCCGGCCATTTTATCACCAACAGAGATTTTTCTCTTCTGGGCAATGTAAATGCGGACGGTCTGGTTCACGCCTGGAGAAAGTTCATCACCGTTTTCTCTTGTAAACACTTTTGCATCTACAATAATACCGTAAGCGCCGTGAGGTACCTTTAAGGAAGTATCGCGGACTTCTCTTGCCTTTTCACCAAAGATGGCACGCAACAGACGCTCCTCTGCGGTCAGCTCGGTTTCGCCCTTAGGAGTAACCTTACCAACCAGAATATCACCGGCACGAACTTCTGCACCGATTCTTATGATTCCTCTCTCATCAAGATCCTTTAAGGCATCCTCACCAACTCCGGGAACATCCCTTGTAATCTCTTCCGGCCCTAACTTGGTGTCACGGGCTTCGGCCTCATATTCCTCGATATGAACGGAGGTATAAACATCTTCCTGTACCAGTTTCTCACTTAAGAGAACCGCATCCTCGTAATTGTAGCCCTCCCAGGTCATGAAGCCAATCAGAGGGTTCTTACCGAGAGCAATCTCGCCGTTCTGAGTGGATGGGCCGTCTGCAATAACTTCTCCCTTTTCCACATGGTTGCCCTTATATACAATTGGCTTTTGGTTATAACAGTTAGACTGGTTGCTTCTTTTAAATTTAGTCAGGCGATAAACATCTTTTCCGCCGTCGGAATCTCTCTTAATGATGATTTCATTGGAAGCGGAACGCTCCACAACGCCGGTATTTCTGGCAACAACACAAACACCGGAGTCTACCGCTGCCTTGGATTCCATACCGGTTCCTACGACTGGGGTCTCTGTTGTAAGCAGAGGTACGGCCTGACGCTGCATGTTTGATCCCATGAGGGCACGGTTTGCATCGTCGTTTTCA is a genomic window of Lacrimispora sphenoides containing:
- the fusA gene encoding elongation factor G; its protein translation is MAGREYPLERTRNIGIMAHIDAGKTTLTERILYYTGVNYKIGDTHEGTATMDWMEQEQERGITITSAATTCHWTMHENCQVKPGAPEYRINIIDTPGHVDFTVEVERSLRVLDGAVGVFCAKGGVEPQSENVWRQADTYNVPRMAFINKMDIMGANFYGAVEQIKTRLGKNAICIQLPIGAEDEFKGIIDLFEMKAYIFNGDKGDDVSVVDIPEDLQDDAELYRAELVEKICELDDDLMMIYLEGEEPSVEELKKALRIATCNCTAIPVCCGSAYRNKGVQKLLDAVLEYMPAPTDIPSIKGVDMDGNEIERHSSDEEPFSALAFKIMTDPFVGKLAFFRVYSGIMNSGSYVLNATKGKKERVGRILQMHANKRSELDKVYSGDIAAAVGFKITTTGDTICDDQHPVILESMEFPEPVIDIAIEPKTKAGQGKMGEALAKLAEEDPTFRAKTNQETGQVIISGMGELHLEIIVDRLLREFNVEANVGAPQVAYKETFTKLVEIDSKYAKQSGGRGQYGHCKVRFEPMDPNGEETFKFESSVVGGAIPKEYIPAVGQGIEEATKSGILGGFPVLGVKANVYDGSYHEVDSSEMAFHIAGSMAFKDAMNKGGAILLEPIMKVEVTMPEDYMGDVIGDINSRRGRIEGMEDIGGGKMVKAYVPLAEMFGYSTDLRSKTQGRGNYSMFFEKYEQVPKSVQEKVLAEKKGK
- the rpoC gene encoding DNA-directed RNA polymerase subunit beta' is translated as MPENNETYHPMTFDAIKIGLASPEKILEWSHGEVKKPETINYRTLKPEKDGLFCERIFGPSKDWECHCGKYKKIRYKGVICDRCGVEVTKASVRRERMGHIQLAAPVSHIWYFKGIPSRMGLILDISPRTLEKVLYFASYVVLDAGNTGLQYKQVLSEKEYREEMEKYGYGAFRVGMGAEAILELLHSIDLEKDSEELKKGLKEATGQKRARIIKRLEVVEAFRNSGNLPEWMIMTVVPVIPPDIRPMVQLDGGRFATSDLNDLYRRIINRNNRLARLLELGAPDIIVRNEKRMLQEAVDALIDNGRRGRPVTGPGNRALKSLSDMLKGKQGRFRQNLLGKRVDYSGRSVIVVGPELKIYQCGLPKEMAIELFKPFVMKELVSNGTAHNIKNAKKMVERLQTEVWDVLEDVIKEHPVMLNRAPTLHRLGIQAFEPILVEGKAIKLHPLVCTAFNADFDGDQMAVHLPLSVEAQAECRFLLLSPNNLLKPSDGGPVAVPSQDMVLGIYYLTQERPGAKGEGMVFKSVNEAILAYENQAVTLHSRIKARVSKKMADGTVKTGAVESTVGRFIFNEIVPQDLGFVDRSVPGNELLMEVDFHVGKKQLKQILEKVINVHGAVQTAETLDDIKAIGYKYSTRAAMTVSISDMTVPESKPKLIADAQATVDQIAKNFRRGLITEEERYKEVIDTWKVTDDQLTHDLLTGLDKYNNIYMMADSGARGSDKQIKQLAGMRGLMADTTGHTIELPIKSNFREGLDVLEYFISAHGARKGLSDTALRTADSGYLTRRLVDVSQDMIIREIDCLEGKDIPFMEIKAFTDGQETIEGLQERLTGRFIAETITDPDTGEVIVKANHMCTPKRAAAVMNVLKKLDRDSVKIRTVLTCKSHMGVCAKCYGANMATGQPVQVGEAVGIIAAQSIGEPGTQLTMRTFHTGGVAGGDITQGLPRVEELFEARKPKGLAIIAEFGGVVAIKDTKKKREIIVTENETGNSKTYLIPYGSRIKVQDGQVLEAGDELTEGSVNPHDILKIKGVRAVQDYMIQEVQRVYRLQGVEINDKHVEMIVRQMLKKIKIEESGDSDVLPGTSMDVLDYNDLNDALLAEGKNPAEGKQVMLGITKASLATDSFLSAASFQETTKVLTEAAINGKVDHLIGLKENVIIGKPIPAGTGMKRYRTIGLNTDSAFEGEDEIKLSEGEDEILLAEDGFNEAEEVLDIDENEIVE
- the rpsL gene encoding 30S ribosomal protein S12 — protein: MPTFNQLVRKGRQTSAKKSQAPALQKGYNSLQKRATDISAPQKRGVCTAVKTATPKKPNSALRKIARVRLSNGIEVTSYIPGEGHNLQEHSVVLIRGGRVKDLPGTRYHIVRGTLDTAGVANRRQARSKYGAKRPKEKK
- the rpsG gene encoding 30S ribosomal protein S7, whose product is MPRKGHTQKRDVLVDPLYNNKVVTKLINNIMYDGKKGVAQKIVYGAFTRVEEKTGKPAVEVFEEAMNNIMPVLEVKAKRIGGATYQVPIEVRPERRQTLALRWITLFSRKRGEKTQEERLANEIMDAANNTGAAVKKKEDMHKMAEANKAFSHYRF